A section of the Subtercola frigoramans genome encodes:
- a CDS encoding ABC transporter ATP-binding protein, with protein MKITNREVQPIVTPGGSAGTRLALENVSAGYGHVEVLRDISLHVAAGEIVALLGRNGAGKSTTLATIAGLIAPRAGRVILNGEVRTDSTARRVHSGLAYVVEERGVLLGLTAAQNLRLGRGSIEDALSYFPEIEPHLGRTAGLLSGGQQQMLAVARALASNPDVLLIDELSLGLAPMFVQRLLESLRRARDEGVAILLVEQHAQTALNVADRAYVLAQGQVVLTGTAEHLLSDFNRVESAYLGVS; from the coding sequence ATGAAGATCACGAACCGAGAGGTGCAGCCCATAGTGACACCTGGCGGGTCGGCTGGCACGCGCCTCGCTCTGGAGAATGTCTCTGCCGGCTACGGTCACGTCGAAGTTCTTCGCGACATCTCGCTCCATGTGGCCGCTGGCGAGATCGTCGCGCTGTTGGGCCGAAATGGTGCAGGCAAGAGCACGACACTTGCAACCATCGCCGGATTGATAGCACCGAGAGCCGGACGGGTGATTCTGAATGGGGAGGTTCGTACTGACTCGACGGCGCGCCGCGTGCATTCGGGCCTGGCCTATGTCGTAGAAGAACGCGGAGTGCTGCTCGGGCTCACTGCCGCACAGAACCTGAGGCTGGGCCGGGGGAGTATCGAGGACGCCTTGTCGTATTTCCCAGAGATCGAGCCTCACCTCGGACGCACCGCTGGTCTTCTCTCGGGCGGGCAACAGCAGATGCTCGCGGTGGCGAGAGCCCTCGCCAGCAACCCGGATGTTCTGCTGATCGACGAACTCTCTCTGGGGCTCGCGCCGATGTTCGTCCAGCGGCTTCTCGAGAGCCTTCGCCGCGCGCGTGATGAAGGCGTTGCGATCCTCTTGGTCGAGCAGCATGCGCAGACCGCGTTGAATGTGGCCGATCGGGCGTATGTTCTCGCCCAGGGGCAGGTAGTACTGACGGGGACTGCCGAGCATCTGCTCTCGGACTTCAACCGTGTTGAAAGCGCCTATCTGGGCGTCAGCTGA
- a CDS encoding SRPBCC family protein, translating into MSTNHRILKCSPDDVFAVIANGWYFPTWVVGASRMRDVDASWPHTGSRLRHSFGVWPALINDATTSLQWDPPRRVVMQPKGWPVGEARVVIEVEPHSAGCRVTIVENAVKGPGTLVPGILMNALLFIRNIETLRRLAFMAEAQAGGELPSSHTPTEDDRTPPKRASRGILRRALLYGLVAVLFFSAVSAATPPQNGLRRTLTRMGH; encoded by the coding sequence ATGTCAACCAATCACCGCATTCTGAAGTGTTCGCCCGATGATGTGTTCGCCGTCATTGCGAACGGCTGGTATTTTCCCACCTGGGTTGTCGGCGCGTCCCGCATGCGAGACGTCGATGCGTCGTGGCCGCACACAGGCTCCCGGCTGCGACATTCGTTCGGGGTGTGGCCAGCACTGATCAACGACGCGACCACGTCTTTGCAGTGGGATCCGCCGCGTCGAGTCGTGATGCAGCCGAAAGGCTGGCCCGTCGGGGAGGCTCGGGTCGTGATCGAGGTCGAGCCGCATTCGGCTGGGTGTCGCGTGACGATCGTCGAGAACGCGGTGAAGGGGCCGGGCACACTGGTGCCGGGCATCCTGATGAATGCCCTGCTGTTCATCCGCAACATCGAGACGCTGCGCCGGCTTGCCTTCATGGCTGAAGCGCAAGCCGGCGGTGAACTGCCCTCCTCCCACACGCCGACAGAGGATGATCGGACCCCGCCGAAGCGCGCATCGAGGGGCATTCTGCGTCGCGCTCTTCTCTACGGTCTGGTGGCCGTGTTGTTCTTCAGCGCCGTCTCAGCCGCGACGCCTCCGCAGAACGGTTTGCGACGCACGCTCACGCGGATGGGACACTGA